From the genome of Corallococcus macrosporus DSM 14697:
GGCCTCATGTCCACGCCCAACCTCGTCCTCCTCGTGGAAGACCACGCCGACAGCCGGGAGCTGTTGGAGGAGTTCCTCACCCTGGAGGGCTTCACCGTGGAGACGGCGGGCAACGGGCTCTCCGCCTGGGAGCGCCTGAGCCGGCCGCCCCTGCCGGCCGCGGTGCTGCTGGACCTGATGATGCCGGTGATGAGCGGCTGGGAGCTGATGCGCCACGTGCGCCAGGACGCGCGGCTCAGCGCCCTGCCCGTGGTGGTGGTGTCCGGCGCGGGGAGCTCGCAGCCCCTGCCCGAGGGCATCCGGGCCACGGTGCCCAAGCCCGTGGATTTGTTCGAGCTTCGCGCCACCCTGGACCGCGTGGTGAGCCCCGGCTGAGGGCGGGCGTCAGCCGCCCGTGGGCAGGCGGGGCAGCGCCACCCGGAAGGTGGTGCCCGCCTGGGCGGTGGAGGTCACCTCGATGCGGCCGCCGTGGCCCTTCACCACCTGTTCGACGATGTAGAGCCCGAGCCCCAGGCCGCTGCTGCCGCTGCCTCCGGCCCCCACGATGGCGCCCCGGCGGAAGGGGTCGAAGAGGCGGGGCAGCGTCTCCGGGGCAATGGGCTCCCCGGGGTTGTGGACCTCCAGCACCACCGACGCCCCGCCATCCGACAGCGTGAAGGACACCGGCGCGTCGGCGGGGCTGTATTGGAGCGCGTTGCCGCCCAGGTTGCTGACCACCTGGAGCAGCCGGTCCGCGTCCCACTCGCCCTCGTAGCGCCCCGGCTCCACCCGCAGGGCCAGCTTGCGCTCGGGCCACGCCGCCTCCAGCTCCTCCACGCCCAGCCGGACCACCGAGCGCAGGTCGCTGGCCGCGCGCTGGATGGGAATGCCGCCGCCCAGCCGGCCCCGCGTGAAGTCCAGCAGCTCCGAAATCATGCGCTTCATCCGGTCGCCGGAGCGGGCGATGCGCGTCACCAGCCGCCGCTCACGCTCCGGCAGCGCCTCGCTGTGCAGGAGCTGCGTCGCGGAGAGCTGGATGGCGTTGAGCGGGTTGCGCAGGTCGTGGCTGACAATGGCAATCAGCCGCTCGCCGAAGCGCGCCGCCTGGAGCGCGGCCTCCTGGGCGCGGCGCCGCTCGGAGACATCCACCATGGTGGCCACCGCCGCGATGATGGTGCCCTCCCGGTCCAGGATGGGGGAGCTGGACAGGAGCACGGTGACGTACTGCCCGTCGTCGCGGGGGATGAGCATCTCCTCGCCCTGCACCACCTCGCCGTGGCGGAGGCTGCGCGCCAGCGGCAGCGCCTCCATGGAATAGGGCTTGCCGTCCGGATGCAGCGACACGCCGTAGTCCACCAAGTAGTCCTGCATGGACGAGGAGGGCTGGAAGGGCTTGCCGGTGATGACCTCCACCTGCCGGCTGGCCATCACCAGCCTTCCTGACGGCGCGTCCGCGATGAACACGCCCGCGGGCATCTGGTCCAGCACGGACGCCAGCCGCGCGCGCTCCGCCTCGATGGCGCTCAGCAGCCGCTGCCGGTCCATCTCCACGGCCCGGCGCTGGGTGATGTCCACCACGGTGGCCACCCGCTGCTCCACGCGGCCCGCCGCGTCCTTGAAGGCGGTGATGTGCGTGAAGGCGGGGAAGCGGGTGCCGTCCTTCCGGATGTGGAGTGACTCGTATTCGTGGGACGGCTTGGAGTTCGCGGCCGCCACGTGCCTGGGCAGCACGCCCCGCGCCTCTGGCGCGAAGATGTCCTCCAGCCGCCGCCCCGTCAGCTCCTCCGGCGCGAAGCCGTGCATGCGCGCGAAGGCGGGGTTCACCTCACTCAGCCGCTCCTCGGCCGCGTCCACCACGGCCACGCCCACGCCCAGGCGCTTGAAGACCTGCTCCCAGCGCCGCAGGCCCGCCTCGCTCTTCCGCAGGCGCGCCAGGGACGCCTCCGCCTCGGCGCGCGCCTCGCGCTCGCGGGCATGGGCCTGGGCCTGGAGCAGCAGCGCGGTGGTGCGCGCCGCCATGGCGCGGAACAGGAACTGGTCCTCCTCCGACAGCTCGCGGGTGGCCCGGCTGCCCATCAGCACCACGCCCAGGAGCTGCTCGCCCAGCAGCAGCGGCGCGCCGAGCAGCGCGGACAGGCCCGCGTCACGCAGGGACGGCTCGCTCACCCGCCGGTCCGAGCCGGCGTCGTGCACCAGCAGCGGCTGACGCGTGGCCGCGACGGTGCCCGTGAAGCCCTCGCCCACGGGCACCACGTCTCCCACGGCCATCCCGTTGCCCACCACGCTCTCCACCCGCAGCGCGCCGTCCTCCAGCAGCAGGACGGCCGCCACGTCCACCACGGCCACGGTTTCCCGCAGCACTTGGAGGAGGCGCGGCAGGAGCCCCGCGGCGTCGGCGCTGCCCAGGGCCGCGGTGCTGATGCGGTCCAGCGCCTGCAACGTGCGCTCGCGCGCCAGCGAGTAGCGGCTGACGGAGGCCGCCACCGCCTCATCCATGGCCTCATGGAAGACGCGCTCCGCCTCCGGGAGGTGGATGGCGTTCTCCCGGCGGGTCCACAGGCGCAGCACGCACGCGCGCAGCAGCCGGTACTCCGTCACCACCTGCCGCAGGTCGAAGCCCTCGCCCAGCCGCTCGATGGCGTGCCGGTCCGGAATCTCCCCCAGGCCCGCCTCCACGCTCCCGTGCGCGCCGCGGCGCATCAGCGTGGCGACGACCTCCAGCAGCCGGGGGAGCCCATCCCGCAGCGCGAGCCGCGGCAGCGCCTGGGCCGCGGGGATGCGGCGCACCTCCACCTCCCACGCCGACATGATGGACTCCCGCTGCTGAAGTAGGAATTCGGCCAGGAGGATGGGCACGGTTCAGCGGATGTAGGGCGCATGACGGCTGGGGACAACCCGAAAGCGCGCCGAGTGCCCGGCAGCGGAAATGTTGGAGACCGCGCGGCCGCCTCGGATGGCTGGAGTGCGTGCCGCCGACACTCCTCGAAAACAGCGCTGGAGGCGACCACGGGGGACGTTGTTAGGGTCCCTTCGACATGAGCGGGCGCGCACGGTTGGCCTGGGCGCTGGGGGTGGGGCTGTTGGGCCATGTGCTCAACCGTTTTCCCGTGGAGCTCATCCCAGGCTTCGACATCCTCCTGGGGTTCTTCCTGGTCATCCCCGCGGCCCCGCTGCTGGGCCCCTGGGGCGCGGGGCTGGCCGCCGGCATCGCCGCGTCCGCCACCCTCCAGCTCTGGGGCCATCCGTGGGCCATGGTGGGCGCGATGATGGAGGGCGTCGTGCTGGGCGCGCTCACCCGGCGCTACTGGCCCCTCCAGGCGGACTGCCTCTACTGGCTGGGTGGAATCCCCTACCTCGTCATCAGCTACCGCCTGGGCCTGGGCCCGGAGGTTCCGTCCTCCAGCGCCTTCGCCATCGCCCTCAAGCAGGCCCTCAACAGCCTGGTGCCGGCGCTGCTGACGCAGGTGGCGCTGATGACGCCCGTGGCGCGCGCCCGGCTCTGGCCGCTGCTGCCGCCCGCGATGCGCACCTTCACCCTGTCATCGGCGGTGAGCTCGGCGCTGCTGTTGGCGCTGACGTTGCCGTTGCTGCTGGTGGGGACCCTGGAGGGCCGGGCCCGCTATGCCGCCGAGCGCCGCCGCATGGACGACCGGGGCCTCTTCACCGCCCACCTGCTGGCGGAGACGGTGGACGCCGAGCTGTCCACCGCGCAATCCCAGGCGGCCCTGCTGGCGAGCGTCGTCATGAACAGGTGGGAGCGCGAGGGCGAGCGGCCGCCCCCGGCCTGGTTGGAGCCGCTGCTGCGGGAATGGGTGTATCACTCCGCGTTCGCGCTCAACGGCGGCGTTGGCGACAGCGCCGGCAGCCTGGTGGCCATCTGGCCGCCGCTGGGCGTGGCGTCCCAGCCGCTGGCGGCGTCCAACTTCGCGGACCGCGCCTACTTCCAGGACGTGCGCCGCACGCGCGCGCCCCTGGTGAGCGGCGTCTTCGCGGGCCGCGCCGCCGTGACGGGTCCGGTCATGGTCGCCGTGGCCCCGCTGCTGCGGCAGCAGCGCTTCGAGGGCTTCACGTTGCTCGCCATCAACCTGCCGCGAATGCGGGCCGTGGCCCAGGAGCGCCTGGCCCCGGGCCAGCGCGCGCTGCTGGTGGACCCGTCTGGCACCGTGGCCTTCGACACCGGCGCGGCGGCGGGGCTGGAGCCCGAGTCCCTGGGCGGCACCTCCCTGGGCGAGGTGGTGGCGAAGCTGCCCGCCACTGGGACCGGCACCTATGTCACCGAGCCCCAGGCGCCCAAGCTGCGGCGGACGCTGTCGGCGCGGCACCTGGCGACCGCGTCCCTGCTCAGGCCGGGCTGGCGCATCGTGGTGGAGCACCCGATGCGCTTCATGGACTTCAGCGTCGTGGGGACCTACCGCGCCCTGCTGGCGACGCTGGCTCTCGCGTTGGTGCTGGCCATCCCCATCACCCGCCTGCTGACCCGCATGGTCTCCAGGCCGGTGGAGGCCGTGGCCGAGGCGGCGGGCCGCATGGCCGCGGGCGAACGCGACGTGCGCGTCTTCGGCCCGCGGCACCGCCCGGGCACCGAGGAAGTGGAGAAGCTGGGCCTGGCCTTCGACGAGATGACGGCCCGCCTCCAGCGACACCTGGAGGAGGTGGAGCGCGCCAGCCAGGCCAAGGTGGCCTTCTTCTCCATCGCCAGCCACGAGCTGAAGACGCCCCTGGCCACCCTCAAGCTGCGCTTGCAGCGGCTGCGCCCGGAGAAGACGGTGCGCCAGCAGGACCTGGTCCTCATGGACCGGCAGGTGGACCGGCTGGCGCGGCTGGTCAACCAGCTCCTGGATGTGTCCGAGCTCTCCAGCGGCCGGTTGTCACTGGCGCGGATGCCGCTGGAGCTGTCCACGCTGGTGCGGCGGGTGGCGGAGCGGCGCGCGGCCTCCGCGCCCCAGCACGCACTGAAGCTGTCGCTGGAGCCCGTGGACGGTTGGTGGGACGAGCCCCGGCTGGAGCAGGTCGTCTACAACCTGGTGGACAACGCCATCCGCTACAGCCCGGAAGGGGGCCCGGTGGAGGTGGTGCTCCGGCGCGAAGGAGGCGACGCGGTGCTGGAGGTGAAGGACCGGGGCGTGGGCCTGGGGCCGGGCGGTGGCGAGGCGCTGTTCTCCCGCGCGCTCCGGGGCGGCACGCTGTCCGCCATCAGCCGCGTGGAGGGCCTGGGCGTGGGGCTCTACCTGAGCCGGGAAATCGTCACCCGGCATGGCGGCACCATCCACCTCGCCGCCCGTGAGGGTGGCGGCACCTGCGCCATCGTCCGCCTCCCCCGGAGCGAGGCTCCCCAGGAGGCGTAGTCCTCACGCGGCCTACCGGCCGGCCGGTGGCACCTCGGGCCAGAGCTGAGGCAGGGCTGGCGCGGCCACATGTGTCAGCCGTAACAAGCCGCGCCCCAGGTCGAGCTGGTAGCGGACGCGAAACCCCGAGTCGAGCACCACCAACCCACCCTGGTCCGACCTCAAGGGCCCGTCGAGCGGAAGGCCCGCGGCGAGAGCGCCCAGCTCACACTGGAGCTTCTCTCGCACCGGAGTCGGACAGCCTGCCAGGGTCCGGAGTGCCCGGGGAGCGAGCTGAAGTCGAAGGGCCATGGTCGTCTCAGACTGACGAGCCGTGGCGATGACGACAAGCCGTACCAGGAGTGCATGTTTGACGTCTGTTTCCAGCGCCATGCGGGGGCAACCCCTCACCTCGCTGTGGAGTGCCAGACATCCCGGCGAGGCGGAACGGCGGCCCGCGACGTCGATGGCGCACGTCGCTTCCGTGTCCATGAGGATGTCTCGTGTTTCACAGACATCCCCCTCAGGTGGGTATCAGCGTATCCCAGCGCCCCGGGGAGGCACCCGCCCTCGGGGTGTCCGTCATCGGACGCCGCGTGCGCGCAGTGCTGGCGCGCCCCCACGCGGCGGGGTATCTGTGACGCCTCGCCTCTTGTCGCCACCATGTCCCGGCCGCTCCAGCACCTGCTTCTCGTCGAGGATGAGCCCGCCTGGCGCGAGCGGCTGGACGTCGTCGCTCGCGCGGAGGGCGTGAAGGTCTCCCACGCGGCGGACGGCCAGGAGGCCCTGGAGTGGCTGTGCACGCGGCCACGCGCCAGCCACCCCGACCTCATCCTCCTGGACCTGCTGATGCCCCGCATGGACGGGTGGGAGCTCTACGGCCAGCTCCGGACCAACGCGCGGCTGCGCCACCTGGGCGTGCTGATGTTCTCCGGGGCCCTGAGCGGCCAGGAGCCCCCCTTGGATGGCGTGGTGGGCTACCTGCGCAAACCCCACACCCCCGAGGCCGTGGACGGCGCCCTGCGCGCCCAGCTTCGGGGACTCCCCGCGCTTCCGGAGCGCGCCGCCACCGAGCCCTACGCGCTGCACCTGCCCGAGGACGTCTGCCTCCCCCTGCGCACGCTGCCCGGCCCCCTGGGCCACGCCGTGCGGCTGCACCTGCTGCGCGCGGCGGAGCTGGTCGGCACCGAGCTGCCGCTGGCCTCCACCTGGCTGATGGCGCTCCCGGGGACGCCGCCCTCGCTGCTGGTGACGGTGGACGGCGTCCAGGTGGAGCTGGAGGTGGACGACACGCAGCGCCGGCTCATCGTCCACGACGTCACGCTGTCACCGCACCTGCGCCACGGAACCTGAGGGCTCAAACCACCGGCAGGTGGCGGAGCTCACCGCTCTCCAAATCCAACCAAAGACCCCTGCCGCCCGCGTCGAAGGTCAGCAACAGGCCGTCGGTGAACCGCGCCTCCGGGCGGACGTCTCCTTCGAACGTCAGCACGGCGCGCAAGGTGCCCTGCCTGTCTGTCAATTGAAACCGCCAGTCCGTCCCCAGAGCCAGCAACTCCAGACACCACTCCCGTGAGATGAGGATGCCCTTGCGCCGCTCATCGTCGGGCTTCGTCCAGACCCGGCTGCGGAGTGAGACGGGCTGCATCCAATTCACACGGAACATCAGCGGCGTCACGCCATCGGCCGGGGCCTCGGAGCGAGGGGGGAACTCCATGCTCAGCATGGCCGTCTCCCCATCCGGGACCATGGACTGGGCGACGAGCACGCGGCGCGGGTCCATGACTTCGGGTGGCAGCGCCGACCGGTCTCGCAGCGTGGGCCCGTCCGCGAGCGCGTACGTCCACCTCTCCCGTTTGCCGACACAGAAGCTCATATGCGTGGCATCCGCCGCGAGGCAGATCGCGGCCTGCTCCAAGCCTGGGACGCTCCAGAGCGCGCGGAAGCCGGAGGCGAGCGCATCCACCATCATCACCGTGGTGTCCTGGGACACGAACCAGACGTCACCATCATAGCTTGGCGCCCACGCGGTCAACGCCACGTCGCACCACGGCCTGCTCCTGCGAGCCACCAGGTCCAGCCGGGACAGCCGCCACACGTCGCCCCGCCTCGCGAGCGCCAGCACCCGGTCTCCATGCCGGGAAGGCACCAGGCAGAAGGCCGGGACGTCGAAGTGGGCCACCGTCCCGCCGTCCGCGCGCACCAGCCTCGCTCCCGCCTCGCCCAGCGCGTACAACAGGCGGCCATCCGGCAGCACCACCGCGTCATGAATCGTGAAGGTCCCCGCGTCGGAGGCCCAGACGGTGGCTTCGGCGCGGGGCCGCGCGTGGTCATCGCGCCAGGCGGGGTGAACGCAGTCGCCCAGCGTCGGCAGGTCCGTGCGGAGGGTGCCGTCGGGCGCGGCGGCCAGCAGGCGCTTGATGAGGTCCAGGTCCGAGGTGAAGCGGGCGTTGCCCGCCGCCCTGTCCCTCAACAGCGCGCGCAGCGTGGGCACCACCAGTGCGGTGCGGTTGGCGGAGGGCGCCTCCTCCACCAGCGCCAGACCGAAGACGAAGCGCTCGGAGGCGCGCCCTGGGGCATCGTCCTCGAGCAGCTCGCGCACCCGCTCGCCCGCCGCTGTCAGCCCATCCGGAAACGCCGTGGCCCACATCGCCAGGAGCCGCACGCCCGTCGCGCCCCCACACGCCACGCCTCGCTCCAACCAGGTGCGCGCCGCCTCACGGTTCTGCGCCACCGGCCACACGACCTGGATGGCGCGCGCGTAGTCACCAGCCTCCGCGAGCGTCTCCGCCCACAGCAACCGGAGCGCGCGCGCCTCCGGTGGATTCGAGCGCTCCAGCCGCGCCACCGCGTCCGCGAAGGCGCCGCTGCGCCGGGCGATGGCGACGGCGCGGGCCACGTCCCCGGCCAGGAACCACTGGCGCACCACGATGCCGGGCTCCAGCTTGCGTCCCTCCGCCAGCTCCGCCGCCAGCTTGAAGCGGCCGTGCCGCTCCAGGAAGGACACGGCCTCCTCGACGGCGCCCAGCAGCTCCGCCAGGACGAAGGCGGCTTCATCGAAGCGGCCCTCCCGCTCGAAGCGGCGGAAGGCCTCGCGGTAGCGCTGCTGGAGCGCGGAGTAGAGGTCCGGCCCTCCCGCGAACACGGCGCCAGCGCCGCCACGCGCCTGGGTCTGGAGCGTGAGCTGCTCCCGCGGGCCCGGCAGCCCCAGGGCCTCGCGCGCGCCGTCGCTCATCTCCTTGCTCAGCGGGATGGCGTGCCGCAGCGCCTCGTGCAGGTCGCCCTCCTCGAACATCTCGAAGAGGCGGCGCACGTACTCCGTCTTGCGCTGCCGGACCCACTCGCCGAGCAAGGTGTTGCGCAGCATCCAGTCGGACAGCCTGCCCCAGGGGCTCGGCCCTCGAGGCGCGGCGGGCGCGGACGGTGGCAGGGCACGCGGCGCCGCGTCACGGGCAGAACCCTGGAGCATCGCGGCCAGCCGCGCCAGCCATCCAGCCGACGGCGTCCTCCCCGGCTGCTGCCCGTGCGCTCCAGCCCCCCGGAGCGTGGCCCCGAGCCGCGCCAGCCACCCGGGCCGTCCGCCTCCGGTGCCGCCACTTTCGCGGGAGGCCGTCCCCGGGTTGGAGAAGCGCGCGCGCAGCCGCGTCAACCACCCGGGCCGAATGAGCCTGCCATCAGCGCCTGCGCGCCCCACCGTCCCCTCGGGCGTGAGCTTCGCGCGCAGCCGCGCCCACCAGCCCGGACCGCGGGCCGGCGCGGTGACGGCGCGCCCCTCCATGCGCGCGAGCATGGCCTGGGCCTCGGGTGACGGCTCGGGCACCCCTGGGCCGAAGCGCTCGCGCGACGGCGGCGGCAGGGGCTCCAGGACGGCCACGGGCGGCGGCGGCGCGCCCAGAGTCTCCGGAGCCCGGAGCCGCCACCCGGACACCTCGAGCCAGGCGGACACGTCCACCCGAGGCAGCGCTCCGGCGGAGAAGGTCTGGGCCTGCCCGCCGAGCACCAGCACCACCGTGTCTTCATGGAGGCTCGGGTGCCGGCGCTCCGCCTGGGACAGCGGCGCGGAGGTGAGCACGCCGTGCTCCCGCGTGAGCGGCAACCCGGGCGCGGTGTCACACGCCACCACGCGCGGCGTGGACAACTCCACAAGATATCCACCCGCCACGGCGTGAACGGACACGGTGGGGGACCACATCGCCAGGATGCGGCGGCGCGCCTCCGCCTCGCCGAGCAGCGCCGGGTCGAGCCAGAGGGCCGAGGCCTTGACGGTGCCTCGGTGCACCTGCTGTCGGGGCCGCAGCAGCCCGGCGCGCGCCGTGCTCATACGCCGCCTCCTGTCTGGATGCGGCACAGCACCACGTTGTGCTCCAGGTGATACAGCACCAACTCACCTTCCGTCGTCAGCCACGCGAGCACAGGCACCGCATGACTGGCTTCGGCGTGGACCACGTCCGCGGCGGCCACCACCAGCTTCGACTGATGATGCGCGCCCATGCTCCAGAAGCTCCGCTGGTCTGGTTCGAGCGCCAGCAGCCCCGCCAGCCCTTCCGGCCCCGGAAAGGCCCCGACGCCCACGGCCCGAAAGCCGGGCGGCAACGTCACGACCTCCACCGCCTTCCGATGGTGCAGGCCCCACACACCTGGCTCGTTGTTCACGGCAATCAACCCGGCGTCCGAATGGCCCGGGTGGTGCGACGCACCGAACCAGACGGTGCCGATTCGCGAGTCCTCCAGCGGCACCTGGCTCACCTCATTGGGGCTCACGATGCCCAGCCGTACGCCGCTCCCGGGCCCCACCTGGCCATCGCGCGTGACGACCATGTTGACGCCCCTGACATGAGCAGCGGTCATGACGTCTCGTGCCACCAGCGCGGAGACCACGCGGCGCGTGGCCGGGTCCTCCTCGAAGCAGTAGAGGTTGTCATCCAGTCCCACGAGGAGCACGCACTCCCGGTTGAGGGCATTGAGGTAGGTCGTCAGCCTCCCCAGCCGCTGCCCCGCCTCGGGAACCGGCGGGTGCGACTGCGTGTCGCGCAGGCCCCAGGGAAAGACCGCGCGCGGGTGGTAGATGATGCGGTGTTGCAGTTGTCCCCGAAAGACGTAGTCACCCGCCTTCTTCGCCAGCACGAGCAGGCCGCCCTGACGCCGCCACCCCGCGCCCAGGAAGGTCTCACCGCGCTGCGGTCTCACTCGCTGGGGCCGCGCCACGGTGGCCCGAGGGGAGTTGGGCAGCGCCATGGCGCCCACGCTTCCATCCGAATAGAAGAGCAGCAGCCGGCGGCCATCCGCGGAAAAAGCAAACCGCGACACCCGCGTGCTCTGCGTCGTCTTCACGGGCGCGGCGACGCGGGCACGGAACGGGTCTCTCAACAACCGCACGCTGTCACCGGGCGGCGGCAGGTCGAGCACCACGGAGCGCGGCGCGCGCGATACGGCGCGGACGTCCACCGCGAGCTGACGCACCTCGGGGGCCAGGACCTCCGAGACCTCGATGCGTGAGAACGACTCCGCGCCTGCCAGCCGGGACAGGCGGGGCGCCCCCACGAGCCAGACGTCCATCGTCCTCGCGTCGAGCCCAAGCGCCTCCCGCCAGGCCACGAGACGCTCAGCGGAAGGCGGCGCGGTGTCACGCGCGCCCAGCCAGGCGCCCACCGTGGCGGGCGTCACGTCCGTGAAGGCGCCCCCCTTCGGGTCGGCCTGAAGCACGCCCCAGGTGAAGGGGGCGCCCGCGGCCTGGGCCCTGCGGGCCATGACGATGAGCAACGCGAGGTGCGCGAGGCGGGGCGCGCCGAGCTGGTCAGGCCCCGCGTCGAGCAACGCCACCGTGCGGTGCGCGCGCCGGGGCTCGCGGAACGCGGGCTTGAGAAAGGACAGCTCTCCGAAGGCGGCGCGGCGCACCAGCTCGTCGGGGGCCTCCAGGGCCCACAGCCACTCGCTCACCAGCAGCCGGTCGAAGGCGCCTCTTCGCGACAGGCCGTCGTACCCCTGGGGCTCGCCCCCCTCCCGCTCCGAGGGCGCCCGCAGCGGCCCGAGCGCCGCGGACAACCGGGCGACCAGCGGGCCCAGGTGCAGCGCCGCGTCCAGGGGGAACTTCGAAAGGCTCTCCGCCCAGGGGCGCAGCGCATGCGGCAACGCGGTCATGGCGAGCCCCGGGGCGCGCTCGCGTCCAGCCACGCTTGAAGCGTGACACGGGACACGGACCGCGCGGCCGCCACGCTGACCATGGACAGGGACGCGGGCAGCACCGCCAACAGCGTCCCTCCTCCGTGCGCCTGGGCGAGCAAGGCGCGCTCCAACAGCGGCGCCGCCACATCGGGCGCCAGCGCGCAGGGCACCAGGAGCGAAGGCGCGGCGTCATCGCGTCCCAGGTACACCGCGCCGTCGACCCACGGCAGCGACGCTGAAGCGCCAAGCAGCACGAGCAGGCCCGGCCCCGCGACACCTTCCCAATGGGCGAGGCGTGCGTCGTCCTCCGCGAGGATTCGGCGAGCGAGCGCCACGGCCACGGCGCCTTCCCCGGCGACGGCGAGGGGCTCCAGCGGCTCGGCGCGCGAACGCCACCGCACCGGCACGCGAGCGGCCTCACCGCCACCCGGCGCCAGCGCGCTCACACCGCCACCTCCACCTCGGAGGACCCGGCGCCGGAGGTGAGCACGCCCGCGACCTCCGCGCGCAGCACCTTCAAGTCCTCGGGGAGGGAGTCGGGCGCGAAGCCCGCGTCCATCTCCCGCGCCACGCCCTCCAGCTTGAGCCGCCACGCGGAGAGCGCCTCGGCGTCGTCGTCCCCGGGCCGCTCCGCCAGCAGCGCCTGCCCCGCCGAGGCGATGCGCCGCGCCCGCGCCAGGGGCCCCGCGCTGGCCTCCAGCGCCGCCGCGGGCAGCGCCGCGTTCTCCGCCCCGGCGAGCACGTCCCGCAGCACCTCCCGAGCCAGCGCCTGCGCCTCCTTCGTCGGTACGGCGTACACGAGCGGCCACAGGTCCGCGGTGCCTGGCGTGCGCCGGCCCGCGAGCGCGGCGGCGGCGGCGATGAGCTTCTGCACCTTCACGGCGCGGCGGTCTGAGAGCGCCACCCCGGCGGCGCGCAGCGTGCGCAGCGCATGGGCCAGGTGGGGACGCACGCCGGACAGGTCCGCCTCGCGCGCGGCCTGGGCAATCACATCCAGCGACGCCAACGAGGTGGTCCGCGCCTCCGCCTCGCCCCACAGCGAAGCGCCCCCCGCGAGCAGCTCCTCCAGGCGGGGGTCCGGCACGGGCTCGACGAAGATGCGCGCGAGGAAGCGGTCCGCGAAGGCGGCCAGCGACTCGTCTTCCGGCAGGGCATTGGAGGCGCCCACGCAGACACGCAGGGGGCAGGCCATCCGGGTGTGGCCGCGCCGGAAGGTGCGCTCGTTGAGGAGGCCCAGCAGCGTGTTGAGGATGGCGGTGGAGCCGAGGAACACCTCGTCGAGGAAGGCGACCTCGGCCTCGGGCAGCATGCCCTGGGTCTCCGTTGCGACGATGCCCTCGCGCAGCTTGCGCAGGTCCACGGGGCCGAAGAGCTCCGAGGGCTCGGTGAAGCGGCCCAGGAGGTATTCGAAGTAGGAGCCGCCCAGGACGCGCGCGGTGCGCCGCACGGCCTCGCTCTTCGCGGTGCCCGGCGGGCCGACAACGAGCAGGTGCTCCCCCGCCACGGCGGAGAGCGCGACCAGCTCCACCATCGCCTCGCGTTCGACCAGGCCCCGTCCCGCGCTGGCGAGCGCATCACGAACGGAGGAGGCGGCGGATTCGAAGGAGCTGGCCATGAACACAACCCTAGCCGCCGGACTTGCCCTCCGAAAGCGCGTGCAGCCCCCCTCCCCGCCCCCCTTCCGACAGGGCGGCAGTAGCTGGACTGTCCGCGGGGATGCGCATGACCCCGCCTCGGCGCGCGCGACTGCCGGATTTCATGACACGCAGCGGCGCTGGGAGTCCCCCGGGCCGCCCTCCAGGCATAGACTGCAACGCATGAGAAAGCAGTCGACGTGGGTGGCGGTGGTGGGCGTGCTGTGTGTGGGAACGGAAGCGGTGGCGGCGGGCTGGAATGGCTATGCATCGCTGGGCGCTGGCATCACCCTGGACCACCTGAGCGACTTCCGCACGAAGGGCCCGGCCCTGCACGGGTACCTGGGCCTGGAGACCCCGCCGGGATTGTCGGTGGGCCTGCTCGCGGAGATTTCCGAGACGTGGGGCCAGCAGTTCCCGGACGCGATGCGCGCTGGGCAGTGGGAGCGCGCGCAGCTCGACTACCGGGCGGTGGGCATCGAGGCGCGGCTGCGCTTCTTCCAGGACAAGCCCATCACCCCGTGGGTGGGGGCGCGGCTGTCGAAGAGCTGGGGGAGCACCTTCACACCGGATGACGTGGGGACGTGGCTGCGGGAGAACATCGACACCACGAGCATGGCCTTCCGGGTGGGCGTGGACGGCTGGTTCAGCGACACCTGGGGCATCTCCGTCTCCACGGGCTTCCAGTTCTGCGACGTGAAGCTGACGTCGAACGCGCTC
Proteins encoded in this window:
- a CDS encoding response regulator, with protein sequence MSRPLQHLLLVEDEPAWRERLDVVARAEGVKVSHAADGQEALEWLCTRPRASHPDLILLDLLMPRMDGWELYGQLRTNARLRHLGVLMFSGALSGQEPPLDGVVGYLRKPHTPEAVDGALRAQLRGLPALPERAATEPYALHLPEDVCLPLRTLPGPLGHAVRLHLLRAAELVGTELPLASTWLMALPGTPPSLLVTVDGVQVELEVDDTQRRLIVHDVTLSPHLRHGT
- a CDS encoding PAS domain S-box protein gives rise to the protein MSAWEVEVRRIPAAQALPRLALRDGLPRLLEVVATLMRRGAHGSVEAGLGEIPDRHAIERLGEGFDLRQVVTEYRLLRACVLRLWTRRENAIHLPEAERVFHEAMDEAVAASVSRYSLARERTLQALDRISTAALGSADAAGLLPRLLQVLRETVAVVDVAAVLLLEDGALRVESVVGNGMAVGDVVPVGEGFTGTVAATRQPLLVHDAGSDRRVSEPSLRDAGLSALLGAPLLLGEQLLGVVLMGSRATRELSEEDQFLFRAMAARTTALLLQAQAHAREREARAEAEASLARLRKSEAGLRRWEQVFKRLGVGVAVVDAAEERLSEVNPAFARMHGFAPEELTGRRLEDIFAPEARGVLPRHVAAANSKPSHEYESLHIRKDGTRFPAFTHITAFKDAAGRVEQRVATVVDITQRRAVEMDRQRLLSAIEAERARLASVLDQMPAGVFIADAPSGRLVMASRQVEVITGKPFQPSSSMQDYLVDYGVSLHPDGKPYSMEALPLARSLRHGEVVQGEEMLIPRDDGQYVTVLLSSSPILDREGTIIAAVATMVDVSERRRAQEAALQAARFGERLIAIVSHDLRNPLNAIQLSATQLLHSEALPERERRLVTRIARSGDRMKRMISELLDFTRGRLGGGIPIQRAASDLRSVVRLGVEELEAAWPERKLALRVEPGRYEGEWDADRLLQVVSNLGGNALQYSPADAPVSFTLSDGGASVVLEVHNPGEPIAPETLPRLFDPFRRGAIVGAGGSGSSGLGLGLYIVEQVVKGHGGRIEVTSTAQAGTTFRVALPRLPTGG
- a CDS encoding sensor histidine kinase, translated to MSGRARLAWALGVGLLGHVLNRFPVELIPGFDILLGFFLVIPAAPLLGPWGAGLAAGIAASATLQLWGHPWAMVGAMMEGVVLGALTRRYWPLQADCLYWLGGIPYLVISYRLGLGPEVPSSSAFAIALKQALNSLVPALLTQVALMTPVARARLWPLLPPAMRTFTLSSAVSSALLLALTLPLLLVGTLEGRARYAAERRRMDDRGLFTAHLLAETVDAELSTAQSQAALLASVVMNRWEREGERPPPAWLEPLLREWVYHSAFALNGGVGDSAGSLVAIWPPLGVASQPLAASNFADRAYFQDVRRTRAPLVSGVFAGRAAVTGPVMVAVAPLLRQQRFEGFTLLAINLPRMRAVAQERLAPGQRALLVDPSGTVAFDTGAAAGLEPESLGGTSLGEVVAKLPATGTGTYVTEPQAPKLRRTLSARHLATASLLRPGWRIVVEHPMRFMDFSVVGTYRALLATLALALVLAIPITRLLTRMVSRPVEAVAEAAGRMAAGERDVRVFGPRHRPGTEEVEKLGLAFDEMTARLQRHLEEVERASQAKVAFFSIASHELKTPLATLKLRLQRLRPEKTVRQQDLVLMDRQVDRLARLVNQLLDVSELSSGRLSLARMPLELSTLVRRVAERRAASAPQHALKLSLEPVDGWWDEPRLEQVVYNLVDNAIRYSPEGGPVEVVLRREGGDAVLEVKDRGVGLGPGGGEALFSRALRGGTLSAISRVEGLGVGLYLSREIVTRHGGTIHLAAREGGGTCAIVRLPRSEAPQEA
- a CDS encoding response regulator; this translates as MSTPNLVLLVEDHADSRELLEEFLTLEGFTVETAGNGLSAWERLSRPPLPAAVLLDLMMPVMSGWELMRHVRQDARLSALPVVVVSGAGSSQPLPEGIRATVPKPVDLFELRATLDRVVSPG